Proteins from one Candida orthopsilosis Co 90-125, chromosome 2 draft sequence genomic window:
- a CDS encoding NADPH-dependent methylglyoxal reductase codes for MPVFISGATGFIAQHVIKELLNDGFQVIGSVRSKAKGEYLSSLIKSKKFSYAVVPDIVATGAFDQVLQENQDIDSFIHTASPVDFQVSDVQTGLLDPAIEGTKNVLIAIEKYGKNVKNVVVTSSTSAVRDSSGSRPSNSLLTEASWNEITLEQGLKSARLGYSAAKTFAEKEVWKFAAEHNGTFNITTVNPTYVFGPQAFEVQNKSQLNDSAEYVNNIFKLKPNDDIPMFVGLFIDVRDVAKAHVAAIKKPKEFNGQRLVLINSAWTNELLAVIINKHFPNVDIPKGNIEKSDEELKKADLKWDNSKTKKLLGYSFIPIEKSVVDAVQQLLDTE; via the coding sequence ATGCCAGTATTTATCTCAGGTGCAACAGGCTTTATTGCTCAACACGTAATCAAGGAACTTTTGAATGACGGTTTTCAAGTTATTGGATCAGTTAGAAGTAAAGCAAAAGGAGAGTATTTATCAAGcttaatcaaatcaaagaagTTTTCGTATGCCGTGGTGCCTGATATTGTAGCCACTGGTGCATTTGATCAGGTCTTGCAAGAAAACCAGGATATTGACAGTTTTATTCACACCGCAAGTCCCGTCGATTTTCAAGTAAGTGATGTCCAAACTGGTCTCTTGGATCCCGCGATTGAGGGAACAAAGAACGTGTTAATAgcaattgagaaatatgGCAAGAATGTCAAAAATGTTGTTGTCACTTCATCAACGTCCGCAGTCCGCGATTCTAGTGGCAGTAGACCATCAAATAGTCTCCTTACTGAAGCCTCTTGGAACGAGATCACATTAGAGCAAGGTTTAAAGTCGGCAAGATTGGGGTACTCTGCTGCGAAGACATTTGCAGAAAAGGAGGTTTGGAAATTTGCAGCTGAACACAACGGTACTTTTAATATCACCACAGTCAACCCAACTTACGTTTTTGGTCCACAAGCGTTCGAAGTTCAAAATAAAAGCCAGTTGAATGATTCAGCAGAATATGTTAACAAcatttttaaattgaaaccaaatgACGATATTCCTATGTTCGTTGGGCTATTCATTGACGTGAGAGATGTCGCTAAAGCCCACGTAGCTGCTATCAAGAAACCAAAGGAATTCAACGGCCAAAGATTGGTGCTTATAAATTCTGCTTGGACAAATGAACTTCTTGCAGTAATCATCAATAAGCATTTTCCTAATGTTGATATTCCAAAAGGAAATATTGAGaaaagtgatgaagaattgaagaaagcGGATCTTAAATGGGATAATTCTAAAACCAAGAAGCTTTTGGGTTACAGCTTTATTCCAATTGAGAAGTCTGTAGTTGACGCagttcaacaacttcttgATACCGAGTAA
- a CDS encoding NADPH-dependent methylglyoxal reductase, translating into MDSLLKQGEELYKSGQITQEDAKDAFQAFSKGDNFQDSAKDAYSAYQENHKGGEKKGDKADSKDEKSESK; encoded by the coding sequence ATGGATTCATTACTTAAACAAGGAGAAGAATTGTACAAATCAGGTCAAATTACCCAAGAAGACGCTAAGGACGCTTTTCAAGCATTTTCTAAGGGTGATAATTTCCAAGATAGTGCTAAAGATGCATACTCTGCTTACCAAGAGAATCACAAGGGGGGTGAAAAGAAAGGGGACAAAGCTGATTCTAAGGATGAAAAATCTGAATCAAAGTAA
- a CDS encoding Vas1 tRNA-Val synthetase: protein MLPSRVHLLAKPIIYKVVVPNRVYLQRGIQYRNMSDITKEKPAEATPVEGNPASSELKPKTAKELEKERKKAEKLAKFNAKKAKQAESSKGKSEEKKPKKEKKESAPVPEFVDKTQPGEKKLLASLEDPAFKAYNPKNVESSWYAWWENQGYFQPEFTESGEIKPEGCFSIPCPPPNVTGALHIGHALTVSIQDTLIRWNRMQGKTTLFIPGFDHAGIATQSVVEKQIWAKEKKTRHDYGREKFVEKVWEWKEDYHARIKNQFKKLGASYDWTRERFTLNPDLSEAVTEAFVRMHEDGTIYRASRLVNWSVKLNTAISNLEVDNKNIPGKTLLAVPGYDKKIEFGTLTSFSYPVENSDEKITVATTRPETIFGDTAVAVHPNDPRYKHLHGKFVIHPFVDRKLPIVTDAEAVDMEFGTGAVKITPAHDQNDYNTGKKNNLEFINIYTDDGFLNENAGPEWKGMKRFDARAKVIEELKKKDLYVEQKDNEMTIPLCSRSGDVIEPLLKPQWYVNQQEMAKEAIAAVKNGDITITPKTSEAEYFHWMENIQDWCISRQLWWGHRCPVYFVEIEGEEHDRLDNEYWIAGRTEEEALEKASAKFGDKKFTLSQDEDVLDTWFSSGLWPISTLGWPHKTRDMELFNPMSMLETGWDILFFWVSRMILLSLKLTGKVPFKEVFCHSLVRDAQGRKMSKSLGNVVDPLDVITGIPLQGLHDKLLTGNLDPRELKKATEGQKLSYPNGIPECGTDALRFALCAYSTGGRDINLDILRVEGYRKFCNKIYQATKFVLGKLGDDYVPPKSAELTDHESLVEKWILHKLTTAAKNTNEALEARNFGDATNHIYNFWYDLCDVYIENSKALIQDGTPEQKKSARDTLYTSIDGALRLIHPFMPFVTEEMWQRLPRREGDKTETIVKAKYPTYKKEYDNIDALNAYDLVIDITKGARSLLSQYNILKNGQVFVESGVENIYKIASDQQDSIVSLIKGVEKISVVKSADDVPSGCALQAIGPDCTVHVLVKGQVDLDAEIAKVTKKLDSARETKKKNDDAISKFTEKTKPEAIQSANQRLEKVVAEIEGYEQTIEILKKLKL from the coding sequence ATGCTTCCAAGCCGTGTGCATCTCCTCGCAAAGCCAATTATATACAAAGTAGTAGTACCGAATAGAGTATATTTGCAACGCGGAATACAATACAGAAACATGAGTGACATCACAAAGGAAAAGCCTGCTGAGGCAACTCCTGTTGAAGGTAACCCTGCATCCTCAGAACTAAAGCCAAAAACTGCaaaggaattggaaaaggagAGGAAGAAAGCCGAAAAGTTGGCCAAGTTCAATGCCAAGAAGGCCAAGCAAGCAGAATCATCCAAGGGCAAATCCGAAGAGAAGAAGccaaagaaagaaaagaaagaatcTGCTCCAGTACCcgaatttgttgacaagACCCAACCCGGTGAGAAAAAATTACTAGCCTCGTTAGAAGACCCCGCTTTCAAAGCATACAATCCAAAGAATGTCGAAAGTTCGTGGTATGCTTGGTGGGAAAACCAAGGTTATTTCCAGCCGGAATTCACAGAGTCCGGGGAAATTAAGCCAGAAGGATGCTTCTCTATTCCTTGTCCTCCACCAAATGTCACTGGTGCTTTGCATATAGGACACGCATTGACCGTATCTATTCAAGATACCTTGATCAGATGGAACAGAATGCAAGGTAAAACCACTTTGTTTATACCAGGGTTTGACCATGCGGGTATCGCAACTCAATCAGTTGTTGAGAAACAAATTTGGGCTAAGGAGAAGAAAACAAGACACGATTATGGAcgtgaaaaatttgttgaaaaggtATGGGAATGGAAGGAGGATTATCATGCAAGaatcaagaatcaattcaagaaattgggTGCGTCATATGACTGGACTAGAGAGAGATTTACCTTGAACCCTGATTTATCTGAAGCAGTCACTGAAGCTTTTGTTAGAATGCATGAAGATGGAACTATTTATAGAGCTTCAAGATTAGTCAATTGGTCTGTCAAGTTGAACACCGctatttcaaatttggagGTAGACAACAAAAATATTCCAGGAAAGACATTATTGGCTGTTCCTGGATACGACAAGAAAATTGAGTTTGGTACTTTGACCTCGTTTTCATACCCAGTTGAAAATTCAGACGAAAAGATTACTGTTGCAACTACTAGACCGGAGACCATCTTTGGTGACACTGCCGTTGCAGTACATCCTAACGATCCAAGATACAAGCATTTACACGGAAAATTTGTCATTCATCCATTCGTTGACAGAAAATTACCGATTGTCACTGACGCCGAAGCTGTTGATATGGAGTTTGGTACTGGTGCTGTAAAGATTACTCCCGCCCATGACCAAAACGATTACAACACCGGTaagaaaaataatttgGAGTTTATCAACATTTACACCGATGATGGTTTCCTTAATGAAAATGCCGGTCCAGAATGGAAAGGTATGAAGAGATTCGACGCTAGAGCCAAGGTCATCGaagaattaaaaaagaAGGACTTGTATGTTGAGCAAAAGGACAACGAAATGACAATTCCACTTTGTTCTAGATCTGGTGATGTTATTGAGCCATTATTAAAACCACAATGGTACGTCAACCAACAAGAAATGGCCAAGGAAGCTATTGCTGCTGTCAAGAATGGAGATATCACAATTACACCTAAAACATCGGAAGCGGAATATTTCCATTGGATGGAAAATATCCAAGACTGGTGTATTTCCCGTCAATTATGGTGGGGCCACAGATGTCCTGTgtactttgttgaaattgaaggtgAAGAACACGACAGGTTAGACAATGAATACTGGATTGCTGGTAGAACAGAGGAGGAGGCTCTCGAGAAAGCATCAGCAAAGTTTGGTGACAAAAAGTTCACCCTTTctcaagatgaagatgttttGGACACTTGGTTTTCTTCAGGTTTATGGCCAATTTCAACCTTGGGATGGCCACACAAGACCAGGGACATGGAATTATTTAACCCAATGTCAATGTTGGAAACAGGATGGGATATTTTGTTCTTCTGGGTTTCAAGAATGATATTGTtgtctttgaaattgacagGGAAAGTCCCATTCAAGGAAGTTTTTTGCCATTCTTTGGTTAGAGATGCCCAAGGACGCAAAATGTCGAAATCTTTAggaaatgttgttgatccaTTAGATGTTATTACTGGTATTCCATTACAAGGATTACATGACAAATTGCTTACCGGTAACTTGGACCCTAGAGAATTAAAGAAAGCTACTGAAGGTCAAAAATTATCCTATCCTAATGGTATCCCCGAATGCGGTACTGATGCATTGAGATTTGCTTTATGTGCGTACTCAACTGGAGGTAGAGATATCAACTTGGACATTTTGAGAGTTGAGGGTTACCGTAAGTTTTGTAACAAGATATACCAAGCTACAAAGTTCGTTTTGGGTAAGTTGGGTGATGACTATGTCCCACCGAAGTCGGCTGAATTGACTGACCATGAATCTCTTGTCGAAAAATGGATTTTGCATAAGTTGACAACTGCTGCTAAGAACACCAATGAGGCATTGGAGGCACGTAATTTTGGTGATGCCACAAATCACATTTACAATTTCTGGTACGATTTGTGTGATGTTTACATTGAAAACTCAAAAGCTTTGATTCAAGATGGTACCCCTGAACAAAAGAAGTCAGCCCGTGACACCTTATACACTAGTATCGACGGAGCATTGAGATTGATTCATCCATTTATGCCATTTGTCACTGAAGAAATGTGGCAGAGGTTGCCAAGACGTGAGGGTGACAAGACTGAAACAATCGTCAAGGCCAAATACCCAACTTATAAAAAAGAGTATGATAATATTGACGCATTAAATGCCTACGACTTGGTCATTGATATCACCAAGGGTGCTAGATCGTTGTTGTCCCAATATAACATCTTGAAGAATGGACAAGTCTTTGTTGAATCGGGCGTTGAAAACATTTACAAGATTGCTTCTGATCAGCAAGACTCTATTGTATCCCTTATTAAAGGTGTCGAAAAAATTTCTGTTGTCAAATCAGCTGACGATGTTCCTTCAGGATGTGCATTACAAGCAATTGGCCCTGATTGTACTGTACATGTCTTGGTCAAAGGACAAGTTGATTTAGATGCTGAAATTGCCAAAGTCACCAAAAAGTTGGACTCAGCAAGAGAaaccaagaaaaagaatgacGATGCTATAAGTAAATTTACAGAAAAGACTAAACCGGAAGCTATTCAAAGTGCCAATCAACGTTTGGAAAAAGTTGTTGCAGAAATTGAAGGTTATGAACAGACTATTGAAATcttgaagaagttgaaactTTAG
- a CDS encoding Prp31 protein (S. cerevisiae homolog PRP31 has role in spliceosomal snRNP assembly and localizes to U4/U6 x U5 tri-snRNP complex, mitochondrion) yields the protein MVDYEKQLLEDLESSDDEDRSLPHPQGGTLQQMLTGLITSNATTNPFQVVLEHPDIESVTNYSSLSKVYPLIPMLKAKFKEQADESQTDYLELLAEVDNDAEYQSEEYKFIVTINELSSIINNEIQAFTMILKMQYKLVFPELENLVLNNIDYARIVLIIKQDLANIKNYESKLKTIMTNDKVLLVIISALQQAKDEFKLLEKDLDKIMSCALLILELDEILQHLSNFISDKLAKFAPNVSAIIGPITTSQLLIATGSLKQLALTPSCNIPSLGIKDLASTTKTASRNIRQTGYIYHSSIVKYLPPEIQRSVMRIISGKVILAARIDLAKSSSDGDSGVKLRSQIEAKIDKLLAPPEQTPNKALPAPIEIKSKKRGGRRFRKMKERFQMSDLRKAQNKMEFGKQEETILDDFGEEIGLGMSRTGGGNRLGQIQINKNTDARMSKAMAERLNKQKQVANVANFWEEDFDSIILSKPEDTTKNESESRWLGTSMKNKARSEQPPEKKQKLK from the coding sequence ATGGTTGATTACGAAAAGCAGTTGTTAGAGGACTTAGAGAGCTCggatgatgaagatagGAGCTTACCTCACCCACAAGGAGGTACACTACAGCAGATGTTGACTGGTTTGATAACGTCCAATGCGACAACTAATCCTTTCCAAGTCGTCCTAGAGCATCCAGATATTGAGTCTGTAACCAACTATTCAAGCCTATCCAAGGTATATCCATTAATACCGATGCTAAAAGCTAAATTCAAAGAGCAAGCAGATGAGAGTCAGACTGATTATTTGGAGTTGTTGGCCGAGGTTGATAATGATGCAGAGTATCAGTCTGAAGAATACAAGTTCATAGTCACTATTAATGAATTGTCTTCTATCATAAATAACGAAATCCAAGCGTTcacaatgattttgaagatgcaGTACAAGTTGGTATTTCCCGAATTGGAGAACCTTGTACTTAACAATATCGACTATGCAAGAATAGTGttgattatcaaacaagatCTCGCTAATATAAAAAACTAcgaatccaaattgaaaacaatcaTGACCAATGACAAGGTCCTATTAGTGATCATATCAGCACTACAACAGGCGAAGGATGAgttcaaattgttggaaaaggaTTTAGACAAAATAATGTCATGTGCACTATTGATCCTTGAGTTGGATGAAATTTTACAACATCTATCGAACTTTATTTCAGACAAACTTGCAAAGTTTGCTCCAAACGTCTCAGCGATTATTGGGCCAATCACAACTTCGCAATTGCTAATAGCTACTGGATCTCTAAAGCAACTTGCATTAACTCCTTCGTGTAATATACCCTCTTTGGGTATCAAGGATCTAGCTTCAACCACCAAAACTGCGTCAAGAAACATAAGACAAACAGGGTACATTTACCACAGCAGTATTGTAAAATATCTTCCACCTGAGATACAAAGATCGGTGATGCGAATCATTAGCGGGAAAGTTATCTTGGCTGCAAGAATAGACCTAGCAAAATCAAGCTCTGATGGAGATTCAGGCGTCAAACTAAGGTCGCAGATAGAAGCAAagattgataaattgttgGCGCCACCAGAGCAAACACCAAACAAGGCATTGCCCgcaccaattgaaattaaatcCAAGAAAAGAGGTGGTCGAAGATTCCGCAAAATGAAGGAACGATTTCAAATGTCTGACTTACGTAAAGCCCAGAACAAAATGGAGTTTGGTAAACAAGAGGAAACGATTTTGGACGATTTTGGAGAGGAGATTGGTCTTGGTATGAGTCGAACTGGAGGTGGTAATCGGTTGGGACAAATACagataaacaaaaacactGATGCTAGAATGTCGAAAGCAATGGCAGAACGATTGAACAAACAGAAACAAGTTGCAAATGTTGCAAACTTTTGGgaagaagattttgatAGTATTATTTTGCTGAAACCGGAGGATACTACTAAAAATGAGTCAGAGAGCCGATGGCTAGGCACtctgatgaagaacaaAGCTAGATCCGAGCAGCCGCctgaaaagaaacaaaagttgaaataG
- a CDS encoding Dbf2 protein (essential serine/threonine protein kinase involved in mitotic spindle formation and cytokinesis; similar to parapsilosis CPAR2_104500 and C. albicans DBF2): MTSFFSRSPRHQQTHDMGDISQSMENVSISSNMMDIDTSYRSPTHNKSIYGTYNSSPTRGQINKENITPLNSPTKSILHNTPVGGTPYSKGRYYQSSQPSTPTPVHQHDVLAASNNNHNRKRTLQDNINQLQPPPSQRYKLPQEEFHKRANDPKTKRLASVAQLYFLDYYCDMFDYVISRRERSQLVENKLLTDPSINQDPQRQQLEWKSYIGRERALLRKRRLKPKHKDFEMITQVGQGGYGQVFLARKKDTREICALKVLNKKLLVKLDETRHVLTERDILTNTRSEWLVKLLYAFQDPEKVFLAMEFVPGGDFRTLLNNTGYLIPPHARFYISEMFAAVNSLHELGFTHRDLKPENFLIDSKGHIKLTDFGLAAGTVSNDRIESMRLRLKNLEDLEEYQVPSRMMMERQKIFKQSQGHHNLANSIVGSPDYMALEVLEGKNYDYTIDYWSLGCMLFEALCGYPPFSGSKQDETYQNLKNWKTALRRPQTKDGRYVFSDRTWALITKLVASPANRLRTFKQVQQMAYFADIKSWSNLRERTPPFTPQLDNEEDAGYFDDFEDEEMMMKYKDVFARQEQNEQLLERSNVKRVGQNNFIGFTFKHKSNPNNKFGTGEINLLNVGAGEANSRLNPLATLY, translated from the coding sequence ATGACCAGCTTCTTCTCCAGGTCACCAAGGCATCAGCAAACACATGACATGGGGGACATTTCCCAGTCAATGGAGAATGTCTCTATTTCAAGCAATATGATGGATATTGATACCAGTTACAGATCTCCAACTCATAACAAGTCCATCTATGGAACTTACAATTCCAGCCCCACCAGAGGCCAGATTAACAAGGAAAATATTACCCCTTTAAACTCGCCAACCAAATCGATTTTACACAATACCCCAGTGGGTGGAACACCATATTCCAAAGGTAGATACTACCAATCACTGCAACCCTCAACTCCTACACCAGTGCATCAACACGATGTTCTTGCTGCTAGCAATAACAACCATAACAGAAAACGGACATTACAAgacaacatcaatcaattgcaacCACCCCCAAGTCAAAGGTATAAGCTTCCTCAAGAAGAGTTTCATAAGCGTGCGAATGATCCAAAGACAAAAAGGTTGGCTTCGGTAGCACAATTATACTTTTTAGATTATTACTGTGATATGTTTGATTATGTCATCAGTAGAAGAGAACGATCGCAATTGGTTGAGAACAAACTTCTTACTGACCCAAGTATCAATCAAGATCCGCAAagacaacaattggaatgGAAAAGCTATATTGGTCGGGAAAGAGCTTTGTTGAGAAAAAGGAGACTAAAGCCAAAACATAAGGACTTCGAAATGATCACTCAAGTTGGTCAAGGTGGGTATGGTCAAGTGTTTTTAGCTCGAAAGAAGGATACACGTGAGATATGTGCATTGAAGgtgttgaacaagaaattgctCGTAAAATTGGATGAGACGAGACATGTTTTAACCGAAAGGGATATTTTAACAAACACTAGAAGTGAATGGTTGGTAAAGCTTTTGTATGCATTTCAAGATCCAGAAAAGGTGTTCTTGGCAATGGAGTTTGTACCTGGAGGTGACTTTAGAACATTGTTAAACAATACTGGATATTTGATACCACCCCATGCTAGATTCTACATAAGCGAAATGTTTGCGGCTGTCAATTCACTCCATGAATTAGGGTTTACCCATCGTGACTTGAAGcctgaaaattttttgattgattcaaaagGTCATATCAAATTGACAGATTTTGGATTGGCAGCGGGTACGGTGTCAAATGATAGAATTGAATCTATGAGATTAAGGTTGAAGAATTTAGAGGACTTGGAAGAGTATCAAGTGCCATCaaggatgatgatggaaagacaaaagattttcaaGCAAAGTCAAGGACATCACAACTTGGCTAACTCTATCGTAGGATCTCCTGACTATATGGCTTTGGAGGTTTTGGAGGGAAAGAATTATGATTACACTATTGATTATTGGTCATTAGGATGCATGTTGTTTGAAGCTTTGTGTGGATATCCACCATTTTCTGGTTCCAAACAGGACGAAACatatcaaaatttgaaaaattggaagacGGCATTACGCAGaccacaaacaaaagacGGCAGATATGTATTTAGTGATCGAACATGGGCTTTGATTACGAAATTGGTTGCATCTCCAGCCAATAGATTGCGTACTTTTAAACaagttcaacaaatggCGTATTTTGCGGATATCAAGAGTTGGAGCAACTTGAGGGAGCGTACACCACCATTTACACCTCAATTGGACAACGAAGAAGACGCTGGATATTTTGACGATTTCGAAGATGAggaaatgatgatgaaatacAAGGACGTGTTTGCCAGACAAGAGCAAAATGAGCAATTGTTGGAGAGAAGCAATGTGAAAAGAGTTGGACAAAACAACTTTATTGGATTTACCTTTAAGCATAAATCTAATCCGAACAACAAGTTTGGTACGGGAGAAATTAATCTATTGAACGTGGGTGCTGGAGAAGCCAACTCAAGATTGAACCCATTAGCCACTTTATACTAA
- a CDS encoding Sym1 protein (S. cerevisiae homolog SYM1 has role in ethanol metabolic process and localizes to mitochondrial inner membrane): protein MRAFFTRYNQLLVRRPLVTNMISTGFLLGAGDCSAQILFPASPGQPYDFVRTLRAVVYGGLIFAPLGDKWYKVLNTKIIWRGKNERTMSTILRVAVDQLVFAPFIGIPLYYASMTVLENRKPYLEHIVDKFESSWWVTLKSNWLVWPIFQWFNFYLLPVHYRLLAVNLISIGWNTYLSYVMHNKG from the coding sequence ATGCGAGCATTTTTCACCAGATATAATCAATTACTCGTAAGGAGGCCACTTGTTACGAACATGATAAGCACTGGCTTTTTGTTAGGAGCCGGAGATTGTTCAGCTCAGATATTATTTCCTGCATCTCCGGGCCAACCGTACGACTTTGTCAGGACATTGCGAGCAGTGGTATACGGAGGACTCATATTTGCTCCATTGGGAGACAAGTGGTACAAGGTCCTCAATACCAAGATCATATGGCGAGGCAAGAATGAGAGAACAATGTCAACTATTCTTCGGGTTGCTGTGGACCAGTTGGTGTTTGCCCCCTTCATCGGTATACCATTATACTATGCTTCAATGACGGTATTGGAGAATAGAAAACCATACTTGGAGCATATAGTGgacaaatttgaaagtagTTGGTGGGTGACTTTGAAAAGCAATTGGTTAGTTTGGCCAATATTTCAATGGTTTAATTTTTACTTGCTACCAGTGCACTACAGATTATTAGCAGTGAACCTAATCAGCATCGGATGGAATACGTATCTTAGTTATGTTATGCATAACAAAGGATAG